Proteins found in one Leptospira ellinghausenii genomic segment:
- a CDS encoding hydrogenase large subunit, which yields MKKITGITHFNGSYFQFIHENQNVVMEEEGAKKSTIDFLLDDQYPIWLVRHSFGQDMGHEDYSGLKEDDYLSDQRGKVLSLHQKSGVIRDLAYHGLSVPFSIDHYSHAVGPIHAGIIEPGHFRFVVEGEVIRHLTIRLGYQKRGIQDILVGKSVDQVMPYSEMISGDTSVGYALAFSKIYEDFYKITVTKDIRLFRSLLVELERVAVHIGDLGGISEDIGYYPLYGVCVTDRGAALGLMETWTGHRFGKSVIRPGKLLLNHRINAKQAKDAFYQLKKVYQTRIRPQILRALSISTLKERMQGCGFISESDVQKHGFIGMVSRMAGVVEDLRINHPDYPDWNPLPIKEEHHHYNGDVWARMYIRYAEIEQSLLWMEKKVEELDWNSIWNAKEIGSSLDIKEKKIQPGIFYSTVEAWRGPLLVALNIDDNGFVINSYIRDPSVLNWHALELAVRGEQVSDFPLNNKSFNLSYVGFDL from the coding sequence ATGAAGAAAATTACAGGCATCACTCATTTTAACGGATCATATTTTCAATTCATTCATGAGAATCAAAATGTAGTTATGGAAGAGGAAGGGGCCAAAAAAAGTACGATTGATTTTTTATTGGATGATCAATATCCGATTTGGTTAGTTAGGCATTCTTTTGGACAAGACATGGGGCATGAAGATTATTCTGGTTTAAAGGAAGATGATTATTTGTCTGATCAGAGAGGTAAAGTTTTATCTTTACACCAAAAATCGGGAGTGATACGTGATTTAGCTTATCATGGATTGTCTGTCCCATTCTCAATCGATCATTATTCACATGCTGTTGGCCCCATCCACGCAGGTATCATAGAGCCAGGTCATTTCCGATTTGTTGTTGAGGGAGAAGTAATTCGTCATTTAACAATTCGTCTTGGTTACCAGAAACGAGGTATACAAGATATTTTAGTTGGTAAGTCGGTGGATCAGGTAATGCCATATTCAGAAATGATCTCTGGAGATACAAGTGTTGGATATGCATTAGCATTTTCAAAAATATATGAAGATTTTTATAAAATCACGGTAACAAAAGACATTCGTTTATTTCGATCTTTACTCGTAGAGTTGGAAAGAGTTGCTGTTCACATTGGGGATTTAGGTGGTATTTCGGAAGATATCGGTTATTATCCATTATATGGAGTGTGTGTTACCGATAGGGGAGCTGCACTCGGACTTATGGAGACATGGACAGGACACCGCTTTGGGAAATCAGTGATTCGTCCTGGAAAACTGTTACTCAATCATCGAATTAACGCCAAACAGGCTAAAGATGCCTTTTACCAATTAAAAAAAGTTTACCAAACTCGAATTCGTCCTCAAATTTTAAGAGCTCTTTCTATATCTACTCTTAAGGAGAGGATGCAAGGTTGTGGATTTATATCAGAATCCGATGTTCAAAAACACGGATTTATTGGAATGGTTTCTAGAATGGCAGGTGTCGTGGAAGACTTACGAATCAATCATCCAGATTACCCTGATTGGAATCCACTTCCTATAAAAGAAGAGCACCATCATTACAATGGTGATGTTTGGGCTCGGATGTACATTCGATATGCTGAAATTGAACAATCGCTACTTTGGATGGAAAAAAAAGTAGAGGAATTAGATTGGAATTCGATTTGGAATGCAAAAGAGATTGGATCATCATTAGATATAAAAGAAAAAAAAATACAACCCGGAATTTTTTATTCAACAGTGGAAGCATGGAGGGGTCCTTTGTTAGTTGCCCTTAATATTGATGACAATGGGTTTGTAATTAATTCTTATATTCGCGATCCTTCTGTATTAAATTGGCATGCACTTGAGTTAGCTGTTCGTGGAGAACAAGTGAGCGATTTCCCATTAAACAATAAATCGTTTAACCTAAGTTATGTTGGATTTGACTTATGA
- a CDS encoding proton-conducting transporter transmembrane domain-containing protein, whose protein sequence is MMEIVFYLSGIITFVIIFLISIFAPTKGQTRIWLWSLLKICFFSVLFYSWFTDNIVLKWILIEASTLFGALLISSSGTERSFHVGWKFLLINSYALGLAFLGIVILLFASTPLQNLDFASLKLGLEGQSGLLVETGILLTIYGYSGKLGLVPNHFWVGDTYAESPSQISSLIASFVPVSVVLAIRPLIKLENELNVHLINASNGLLFIGILTILYSTLMLVSRDDIRRISAKVALFHTGMLTLFLWLDVSDEVFYFLLATTVLVKLLVFLSMGILRMDAGKRNISQILNGAKLSHKALYVYLLALLIAFVFPLSPVFVLDLKIIEIAILKKQFYLFIFPILGSVFFFVSLNKVLPMVRLENRDFNSEIYGTLRLRFYFFWISLLFTISVGAYGMYNLMAIYL, encoded by the coding sequence ATGATGGAAATCGTATTTTATTTATCTGGTATCATAACTTTTGTTATTATATTTTTAATTTCTATTTTTGCTCCCACTAAAGGACAAACAAGGATTTGGTTGTGGAGTTTACTCAAAATTTGTTTTTTTTCTGTATTATTTTATTCTTGGTTTACGGATAATATTGTATTAAAATGGATTTTGATTGAAGCTTCAACTTTGTTTGGAGCGTTATTAATTTCGTCGAGTGGAACGGAACGATCTTTCCATGTTGGATGGAAATTTTTATTGATTAATTCCTATGCCCTTGGTTTGGCTTTTTTGGGGATTGTAATACTTCTATTTGCATCCACTCCTTTACAAAATTTAGATTTTGCTTCTCTTAAACTTGGTTTAGAAGGCCAATCGGGTCTTCTTGTGGAAACAGGTATACTTTTAACGATTTATGGCTATAGTGGGAAGTTGGGTTTGGTACCAAATCACTTTTGGGTTGGTGATACTTATGCAGAAAGCCCTAGCCAAATATCTTCTTTGATTGCGTCGTTTGTCCCTGTTAGCGTAGTTCTTGCAATTCGACCGTTGATTAAGCTGGAAAATGAATTAAATGTTCATTTGATCAATGCCTCCAATGGATTATTGTTCATTGGAATTTTAACTATTTTATATTCAACTTTGATGTTAGTATCTCGAGATGATATTCGAAGAATTTCAGCTAAGGTTGCACTTTTCCATACTGGAATGTTAACACTATTTTTATGGTTGGATGTTTCTGATGAAGTATTTTACTTTTTACTCGCGACAACAGTTTTAGTGAAACTTCTTGTCTTTTTGTCAATGGGCATATTAAGAATGGATGCTGGGAAACGAAATATTTCTCAGATCCTAAATGGAGCTAAGTTGAGCCATAAAGCATTGTATGTTTATTTATTGGCACTATTGATTGCATTTGTTTTTCCTCTTTCTCCAGTTTTTGTTTTGGATTTGAAAATCATCGAGATTGCGATCTTGAAAAAACAATTTTACTTATTTATATTTCCAATTTTGGGTTCCGTTTTCTTTTTTGTTTCTTTAAATAAAGTGTTACCAATGGTAAGGCTTGAGAACCGTGATTTTAATTCTGAAATATATGGAACATTACGTTTGCGATTTTATTTTTTTTGGATTAGTTTGCTTTTCACCATCTCTGTTGGTGCTTATGGAATGTATAATTTGATGGCAATTTACCTATGA